From a region of the Microterricola gilva genome:
- a CDS encoding LacI family DNA-binding transcriptional regulator, which yields MQSDVAEDNSERVTLADVAEEAGVSLSTISKVLNGRSDVAGATRERVEELLRERGYMRRGGRAQPKAELIELVFHELDSIWSMELINGVESVAKEHGLSVVLTVSGSRHSPDPDWIEGVMRRRPVGVVLVFSDLAPEYRERLRARAIPFVIVDPAGDPSPDAPSVGSANWSGGLIATRHLIELGHTRIAAITGPEDMMCSLARLDGFRSAMNSAGLHIDPDWIQFGDFHAAGGRDRANTILAGPERPTAIFAGSDLQALGVLDAARASGLRVPEDLSIVGYDDIPLARWVTPPLTTVHQPLRRMGEEAARLVIRLSEETMESTPRMDLATSLVVRDSTAPPA from the coding sequence ATGCAGAGTGATGTCGCCGAAGACAACAGCGAGAGGGTGACGCTCGCTGACGTCGCCGAGGAGGCCGGTGTCTCCCTGTCAACGATCTCGAAGGTGTTGAACGGGCGTTCGGATGTCGCCGGGGCAACGCGCGAACGCGTCGAGGAACTGCTGCGCGAGCGCGGGTACATGCGCCGCGGTGGCCGCGCGCAGCCCAAGGCCGAGCTGATCGAGCTCGTGTTCCACGAACTCGACAGCATCTGGTCGATGGAGCTCATCAACGGGGTGGAGTCTGTCGCGAAGGAGCACGGGCTGAGCGTCGTGCTCACCGTGAGCGGCAGCCGCCATTCGCCCGATCCGGACTGGATCGAGGGCGTCATGCGAAGGCGTCCGGTCGGAGTCGTTCTCGTGTTCTCCGACCTCGCCCCCGAGTACCGGGAACGCCTGCGTGCCCGCGCCATCCCCTTCGTCATCGTCGATCCGGCCGGAGATCCCTCTCCGGACGCCCCATCCGTCGGCTCGGCGAACTGGTCGGGCGGGCTCATCGCCACCCGCCACCTCATCGAGCTCGGGCACACCCGCATCGCCGCGATCACGGGTCCGGAAGACATGATGTGCTCCCTGGCGCGGCTCGACGGCTTTCGCTCGGCGATGAACTCGGCCGGGCTGCACATCGATCCGGACTGGATCCAGTTCGGCGACTTCCACGCGGCAGGCGGTCGCGACCGTGCGAACACGATCCTCGCCGGCCCCGAGCGGCCGACGGCGATCTTCGCCGGGAGTGATCTGCAGGCACTCGGTGTGCTCGACGCGGCGCGCGCCAGCGGGCTGCGCGTGCCGGAGGACCTCTCCATCGTCGGCTACGACGACATCCCGCTCGCCAGGTGGGTGACCCCGCCGTTGACGACGGTGCACCAGCCGCTCAGGCGGATGGGCGAGGAGGCCGCGCGCCTGGTGATCCGACTGAGCGAGGAGACCATGGAGTCGACTCCGCGGATGGACCTCGCCACGAGCCTGGTCGTGCGCGACAGCACCGCACCGCCGGCCTGA
- a CDS encoding ROK family transcriptional regulator, with translation MAVHGSNNDDVRRHNLSTILGIVHRNGATPRSQLTRMTGLNRSTVAALVAELVELGLALEREPDATKQVGRPSPVVAVDPRVVALAVNPEIDAVTIAVVGLGGHVHRRIRHVLEHSPSVTEAVGIAESVIAALRGELDAGFRVAGIGLAVPGQVRSSDGMVRLAPHLDWVDAPIASLLAEASGYPAFAANDAGLGAIAEWHFGAGRGCRDLVYLNGGASGIGGGVIAAGAPFGGVGGFAGEFGHIRVSAANDAGAHLDSAGIAGTLESEVRLSALLSVLGLGAENVEDLDAALLAALADDGATGDAARAEVARQLGHLGTALGAAVNVLNPELVVLGGFLASLLVADPEALDAALARSALAAPREDVTVVRAELGPNLLMVGAAELAFAPLLGDPAGFSWPGRAAR, from the coding sequence ATGGCAGTGCACGGCAGTAACAACGACGATGTGCGACGGCACAACCTCTCGACCATCCTCGGCATTGTGCACCGCAACGGGGCGACACCCCGCTCGCAGCTCACGCGCATGACCGGCCTGAACCGCTCGACGGTCGCGGCGCTGGTCGCAGAGCTCGTCGAGCTGGGCCTGGCGCTCGAGCGGGAGCCGGACGCAACCAAGCAGGTTGGCCGCCCGAGCCCGGTCGTCGCGGTGGACCCTCGCGTGGTCGCGCTGGCCGTGAACCCGGAGATCGACGCCGTGACCATCGCCGTCGTCGGCCTCGGCGGTCACGTGCACCGTCGCATCCGCCACGTCCTCGAGCACTCACCCAGCGTCACCGAGGCGGTGGGCATCGCCGAATCGGTGATCGCAGCATTGCGCGGAGAGCTCGATGCCGGGTTCCGTGTCGCCGGCATCGGCCTCGCCGTTCCCGGCCAGGTGCGCTCGAGTGACGGCATGGTGCGCTTGGCCCCGCACCTCGACTGGGTCGATGCGCCGATCGCGAGCCTGCTCGCCGAGGCGAGCGGCTATCCGGCGTTCGCGGCGAACGATGCAGGGCTCGGCGCGATCGCCGAGTGGCACTTCGGAGCGGGGCGCGGATGCCGCGACCTGGTGTATCTCAACGGCGGTGCAAGCGGCATCGGCGGTGGTGTCATCGCCGCCGGCGCCCCATTCGGCGGTGTCGGCGGGTTCGCGGGGGAGTTCGGCCACATCCGCGTGAGCGCAGCGAACGATGCCGGGGCTCACCTCGACTCGGCCGGCATTGCGGGCACGCTGGAGTCCGAGGTGCGGCTGAGTGCCCTGCTCTCGGTGCTCGGACTCGGCGCCGAGAACGTCGAGGACCTGGACGCTGCGCTGCTGGCCGCGCTCGCCGACGACGGTGCCACTGGCGACGCCGCGCGCGCGGAGGTCGCCCGCCAACTCGGCCATCTGGGCACGGCGCTCGGGGCTGCGGTCAACGTGCTGAACCCGGAACTCGTCGTACTCGGTGGCTTTCTCGCATCGCTGCTCGTCGCCGACCCCGAGGCGCTCGACGCGGCGCTCGCCCGCTCGGCTCTCGCGGCGCCACGTGAGGACGTGACGGTTGTTCGCGCCGAACTCGGGCCGAACCTGTTGATGGTCGGTGCCGCGGAGTTGGCATTCGCCCCTCTGCTCGGTGACCCGGCCGGCTTCAGCTGGCCCGGACGAGCCGCGCGCTGA
- a CDS encoding sugar ABC transporter permease: MSRTPPDTTPTSVLAAQSTAELIGSGQEGTLVDQAKAWVQRLRSGDMGALPAIGGFIVLSILFSFLSPFFATERNFANLMTQAATLVMLGMALVFVILLGEIDLSAGVTAGLSMCVWIVLVNVTGLNWMLALAIAFLVGLTVGSLIGFFVAKVGIPSFVVTLGLFLGIQGLNLIIIGSGGLYRVQVPEVLAIMNSNMPVWAGWVMLGIMLAVSFGMAMWDRARRARVDLPNRTITLLWIKLAAIALIGGTAVWLLSQNRGTGFRAVEGVPIVVPITLVILWIGTFVLDRTKYGRYIYAVGGNAEAARRAGIKVVMIRWTAFIVCSGLAVVSGLFSISKVGSVDAAAGRDIVLSGVAAAVVGGVSLFGGRGRLMHAAIGALVIAVITNGLGLLNLPAGANLVITGGVLILAATVDALSRLRAGGSLVRS, translated from the coding sequence ATGAGCCGGACACCTCCAGACACGACACCCACCTCGGTACTCGCCGCGCAGAGCACAGCAGAGCTGATCGGCAGCGGCCAGGAGGGAACGTTGGTCGACCAGGCGAAGGCCTGGGTGCAGCGCCTGCGCAGCGGCGACATGGGCGCCCTGCCCGCCATCGGCGGTTTCATCGTGCTGAGCATCCTCTTCTCGTTCCTCAGTCCGTTCTTCGCCACCGAGCGTAACTTCGCCAACCTCATGACCCAGGCGGCGACGCTCGTCATGCTCGGCATGGCGCTCGTCTTCGTGATCCTGCTCGGTGAGATCGACCTCTCAGCCGGTGTCACAGCCGGCCTCTCGATGTGTGTCTGGATCGTGCTCGTGAACGTCACGGGACTCAACTGGATGCTGGCCCTCGCGATCGCCTTCCTCGTCGGCTTGACGGTTGGCTCGTTGATCGGCTTCTTCGTCGCCAAGGTCGGCATCCCGTCATTCGTCGTGACACTGGGCCTGTTCCTCGGCATCCAGGGTCTCAACCTCATCATCATCGGCAGCGGAGGGCTCTACCGGGTGCAGGTGCCGGAAGTGCTCGCGATCATGAACAGCAACATGCCCGTGTGGGCAGGCTGGGTCATGCTCGGCATCATGCTGGCCGTGTCGTTCGGGATGGCGATGTGGGATCGTGCCCGCCGTGCGCGGGTCGACCTGCCGAACCGCACGATCACGCTGCTCTGGATCAAGCTCGCCGCGATCGCCCTCATCGGCGGCACCGCGGTCTGGCTGCTGAGCCAGAACCGAGGCACCGGGTTCAGGGCGGTCGAGGGGGTGCCCATCGTCGTGCCCATCACGCTCGTCATCCTGTGGATCGGCACCTTCGTGCTCGACCGCACGAAGTACGGCCGCTACATCTACGCGGTGGGCGGCAACGCCGAGGCCGCGCGCCGCGCTGGCATCAAGGTCGTCATGATCCGGTGGACCGCGTTCATCGTCTGCTCCGGCCTCGCGGTCGTCTCCGGCCTGTTCAGCATCAGCAAGGTCGGCTCCGTGGATGCCGCGGCGGGCCGAGACATCGTGCTGAGCGGTGTCGCAGCGGCCGTCGTCGGTGGCGTGAGCCTCTTCGGTGGGCGCGGTCGGCTGATGCACGCGGCGATCGGTGCGCTCGTCATCGCGGTCATCACGAACGGCCTCGGCCTGCTCAATCTGCCGGCCGGTGCCAACCTCGTCATCACCGGTGGCGTGCTGATCCTCGCGGCGACCGTCGACGCCCTCTCCCGGCTGCGCGCGGGCGGGTCGCTCGTGCGAAGTTGA
- a CDS encoding VOC family protein: MSTAEQGAGRVRQLRLVVAVPDDEDFDGVLAFYRDVIGMPVAEAYDGDGGTRVVILDAGRATLELSNAAQVRMIDAIETEGGHSRQLRVALEVDDSETATTDAVAQGAALIAAPRETPWRSLNSRLEGPGGLQLTLFQELDA, from the coding sequence ATGAGTACAGCGGAGCAGGGCGCCGGGCGGGTGCGGCAGCTGAGGCTCGTCGTTGCGGTGCCGGATGACGAGGATTTCGACGGCGTGCTCGCGTTCTACCGCGATGTGATCGGCATGCCGGTGGCCGAGGCCTACGACGGTGATGGCGGGACCAGGGTCGTGATCCTCGACGCGGGGCGGGCGACGCTCGAGCTCTCGAACGCTGCCCAGGTGCGCATGATCGACGCGATCGAGACGGAAGGAGGTCACAGCAGGCAGCTGCGGGTCGCGCTTGAGGTCGACGACTCGGAGACGGCAACGACGGATGCCGTCGCGCAGGGTGCCGCGCTCATTGCCGCACCGCGGGAAACACCGTGGCGCTCGCTCAACTCCCGGCTCGAGGGGCCGGGCGGGCTGCAGCTCACGCTGTTTCAGGAGCTCGACGCCTGA
- a CDS encoding glycoside hydrolase family 43 protein — protein sequence MGRYRNPVLPGCHPDPSVCRVGDEYFIVTSTFEYFPGLPIHRSSNLVDWELIGHAVHRDDQVDLSGVPASGGLFAPTIRYNNGRFHVVCTLVHGTGRQGHFLVTARDAAGPWSQPLWLDDIGGIDPSLTFDGDRVWLCGTRLAEQGEWAEQTEVWLSERDPVSFEAIGPTHVLWRGALTGARWAEGPHLFRHGGRWLLLAAEGGTERDHAVIVAFADEITGPYTGDPGNPRLTHRDLGARAPIINVGHADLVDAVDGASGAAADSGWATLLATHTLDGVASLLGRQTHLVPVGWEADRVLFAPGFARVLESVDAAGVPDQAERPTHFVDHFDAPTLELGWNTLRSAGAERMSLSARPGHLRLVAGPGSPAETGPLAFLGRRLPSMRVTVATRLELSAPASARAEAGLLLRLSERDHLTLVVRADAAGGSTAEARLTVAGAEIALGAASVPAGAAELVLELDGFDAVLSVRGDGTSTPIAEAELTRLSPDVTGGFVGAWIGMFAVGDGTGHADVDSFELSVRD from the coding sequence ATGGGCCGGTACCGCAACCCCGTCCTGCCCGGATGCCACCCTGACCCCAGTGTGTGCAGGGTCGGTGACGAGTACTTCATCGTCACCTCGACGTTCGAGTACTTCCCAGGGCTGCCGATCCACCGCTCATCGAATCTCGTCGACTGGGAGCTGATCGGGCACGCCGTGCACCGCGACGACCAGGTCGATCTGAGCGGGGTCCCGGCATCCGGAGGGCTCTTCGCGCCGACGATCCGGTACAACAACGGACGCTTCCACGTCGTGTGCACGCTCGTGCACGGCACGGGCAGACAGGGCCACTTCCTCGTGACGGCGCGCGATGCGGCCGGGCCGTGGTCGCAGCCGCTGTGGCTGGACGACATCGGCGGCATCGACCCGTCGCTGACGTTCGACGGCGATCGCGTGTGGCTCTGCGGCACCAGGCTCGCCGAGCAGGGCGAGTGGGCCGAGCAGACGGAGGTGTGGCTCTCCGAACGCGACCCCGTGAGCTTCGAGGCGATCGGCCCGACCCATGTGCTCTGGCGCGGTGCTCTCACCGGCGCCAGGTGGGCGGAGGGCCCTCACCTGTTCCGCCACGGCGGCCGCTGGCTCCTGCTCGCCGCGGAGGGTGGAACGGAGCGCGACCACGCCGTGATCGTCGCCTTCGCCGACGAGATCACCGGGCCGTACACCGGTGATCCGGGCAATCCCCGACTCACGCACCGCGACCTCGGGGCGCGTGCACCGATCATCAACGTCGGCCACGCCGACCTCGTGGATGCCGTTGACGGCGCAAGCGGGGCGGCAGCAGACAGCGGGTGGGCGACGCTGCTGGCCACGCACACCCTCGACGGCGTCGCCAGCCTCCTCGGCAGGCAGACCCACCTGGTCCCGGTCGGCTGGGAGGCCGATCGGGTGCTCTTCGCACCGGGATTCGCGCGGGTACTGGAGAGCGTCGATGCGGCGGGCGTCCCCGACCAGGCGGAACGCCCAACCCACTTCGTCGACCATTTCGACGCGCCGACTCTGGAGCTGGGCTGGAACACACTGCGATCCGCCGGCGCGGAACGGATGTCGCTCTCGGCACGCCCTGGCCATCTGCGGCTTGTGGCCGGACCGGGTAGCCCAGCGGAGACGGGCCCACTGGCATTTCTCGGACGACGGCTGCCATCGATGCGCGTCACCGTGGCGACGCGGCTCGAGCTCTCCGCCCCGGCATCAGCCCGCGCGGAGGCCGGCCTGCTGCTGCGCCTGTCCGAGCGCGACCATCTGACTTTGGTCGTGCGTGCCGACGCCGCCGGAGGCTCAACCGCGGAGGCGCGCCTCACCGTTGCGGGGGCGGAGATCGCGCTGGGCGCGGCATCCGTGCCCGCCGGGGCAGCAGAGCTCGTCCTCGAGCTCGATGGCTTCGACGCCGTGCTCTCGGTGCGGGGCGACGGGACCTCGACGCCCATCGCCGAGGCCGAGCTGACGCGGCTCTCCCCCGATGTCACCGGCGGTTTCGTCGGCGCGTGGATCGGGATGTTCGCGGTGGGCGACGGCACGGGGCACGCCGATGTCGACAGCTTCGAGCTGTCGGTCCGCGACTAG
- the xylA gene encoding xylose isomerase, protein MSLTPTRADKFSFGLWTVGYNGTDPFGGPTRPNLDVVEAVTRLADLGAYGLTFHDDDLFAFGSSDAARQTQIDRLKQALADTGIIVPMVTTNLFSAPVFKDGGFTSNDRAVRRFALRKVLRNIDLAAELGAKTFVMWGGREGAEYDAAKDIRSALGRYREAVNLLGDYVTDKGYDIRFAIEPKPNEPRGDILLPTVGHAIAFINTLERPELVGVNPEVGHEQMAGLNFTAGIAQALDAGKLFHIDLNGQRGIKYDQDLVFGHGDLQNAFSLVDLLENGGPDGGAAYDGPRHFDYKPSRTEDITGVWTSAAANMRTYLLLKERAAAFRADPEVQEALAASRVPELAVPTLAAGESYDDLIADRSAFEDFDAAEYLGGKGFGFVHLQQLALEHLLGARG, encoded by the coding sequence ATGTCTCTCACACCCACCCGCGCCGACAAGTTCTCCTTCGGTCTCTGGACCGTCGGCTACAACGGGACCGACCCGTTCGGTGGCCCGACCCGCCCGAACCTCGACGTCGTCGAGGCCGTCACGCGCCTGGCCGATCTCGGCGCATACGGCCTCACCTTCCACGACGACGACCTGTTCGCCTTCGGCTCTTCGGATGCCGCCCGCCAGACGCAGATCGACCGGCTCAAGCAGGCCTTGGCCGACACCGGCATCATCGTGCCGATGGTCACGACGAACCTCTTCAGCGCCCCCGTCTTCAAGGACGGCGGTTTCACCTCGAACGACCGCGCCGTGCGCCGCTTCGCCCTCCGCAAGGTGCTGCGCAACATCGACCTCGCAGCCGAACTCGGCGCGAAGACCTTCGTGATGTGGGGCGGCCGCGAGGGCGCGGAGTACGACGCCGCCAAGGACATCCGCTCGGCGCTCGGCCGTTACCGCGAGGCCGTGAACCTGCTCGGCGACTACGTCACCGACAAGGGCTACGACATCCGCTTCGCCATCGAGCCCAAGCCGAACGAGCCCCGCGGCGACATCCTGCTGCCGACCGTCGGCCACGCCATCGCGTTCATCAACACCCTGGAACGCCCGGAGCTCGTCGGCGTGAATCCAGAGGTCGGCCACGAGCAGATGGCCGGGCTCAACTTCACCGCCGGCATCGCCCAGGCGCTGGATGCCGGCAAGCTGTTCCACATCGACCTCAACGGTCAGCGCGGCATCAAGTACGACCAGGACCTGGTGTTCGGGCACGGCGATCTGCAGAACGCCTTCTCGCTCGTCGACCTCCTCGAGAACGGCGGCCCGGACGGTGGCGCAGCCTACGACGGCCCCCGCCACTTCGACTACAAGCCATCGCGCACCGAGGACATCACCGGCGTCTGGACCTCGGCCGCGGCGAACATGCGCACGTACCTGCTGCTCAAGGAGCGCGCGGCAGCATTCCGCGCCGACCCAGAGGTGCAGGAGGCCCTCGCGGCCTCGCGCGTGCCCGAGCTGGCCGTGCCGACGCTGGCCGCAGGCGAGAGCTACGACGACCTGATCGCCGATCGGAGCGCCTTCGAGGACTTCGACGCAGCGGAATACCTCGGCGGCAAGGGCTTCGGCTTCGTGCACCTGCAGCAGCTCGCGCTCGAGCACCTCCTTGGAGCTCGAGGCTAA
- a CDS encoding ATP-binding cassette domain-containing protein, with protein sequence MDEPLIELTGIVKSFGPVSVLKGVNLTAYAGKVTALVGDNGAGKSTLIKGLAGVQPYDEGEVRFAGDLVNLHSPRDAAHLGIEVVYQDLALCDNLDIVQNMFLGREKTSVGTFDEAHMEREAAETLRQLSVRTVKSVRQKVSSLSGGQRQTVAIARSVLKKAKLVILDEPTAALGVAQTEQVLNLVERLAEQGVGVIIISHNLADVFAVADYISVLYLGQMVASVKTEDTNRDDVVGYITGSKTYTGAPE encoded by the coding sequence ATGGACGAGCCACTCATCGAACTGACCGGGATCGTCAAGAGCTTTGGGCCTGTCAGCGTTCTCAAGGGAGTCAACCTCACCGCATACGCCGGCAAGGTGACGGCCCTCGTTGGCGACAACGGCGCGGGCAAGTCCACCCTCATCAAGGGGCTCGCCGGTGTGCAGCCCTACGACGAGGGCGAGGTGCGATTCGCGGGCGACCTCGTGAATCTGCACAGCCCCCGTGACGCAGCCCACCTCGGTATCGAGGTCGTCTACCAAGACCTCGCACTGTGCGACAACCTCGACATCGTGCAGAACATGTTCCTCGGCCGCGAGAAGACCTCGGTCGGCACCTTCGACGAGGCCCACATGGAGCGCGAGGCAGCCGAGACGCTGCGCCAGTTGTCGGTGCGGACGGTCAAATCGGTGCGACAGAAGGTCTCATCGCTCTCTGGTGGCCAGCGGCAGACGGTCGCGATCGCCCGTTCCGTGCTCAAGAAGGCGAAACTGGTCATCCTCGACGAGCCGACTGCTGCCCTCGGCGTCGCCCAGACGGAGCAGGTGCTGAACCTGGTCGAGCGGCTTGCAGAACAGGGCGTCGGCGTCATCATCATCAGCCACAACCTCGCCGATGTATTCGCCGTCGCCGACTACATCAGCGTGCTCTACCTCGGCCAGATGGTGGCGTCGGTCAAGACCGAGGACACCAACCGTGACGACGTCGTCGGCTACATCACCGGCAGCAAGACCTACACAGGAGCCCCCGAATGA
- the xylB gene encoding xylulokinase codes for MTLVAGIDSSTQSCKVVIRDAASGALVRSGRAAHPDGTEVDPGAWWVALGEAIADAGGLADVSALSVAGQQHGMVALDAAGRVIRPALLWNDTRSAAAADDLVAEVGAEEYARRSGVVPVASFTASKLRWLRDAEPANAATVAAVALPHDWLVWRLRGCGPAESSPRGPALELLCTDRSDASGTAYWSPTTGEYDRELLRLALGHDAVLPRVLGPAEHAGTVHPVIAERFGAADPAADIVLGAGAGDNAGAALGLDAVAGDVVVSIGTSGTVFAVTDAAASDASGTVAGFADASGRFLPLIATLNAARVLDAVAGLLGVDHAELGELALQAEAGSGGAVLVPWFEGERTPNLPRATAGFDGLTLANSTRPNLARAAIEGMLCGLADGLDAVRAQGVSAERIILIGGAAQNPAVQRIAAQIFDAPVVVPTPGEYVADGAARQARWALDGERPNWAVTVAARPTPEHHPVIREQYAAARAARAARFA; via the coding sequence ATGACGCTCGTCGCGGGAATCGACTCATCCACCCAAAGCTGCAAGGTCGTGATCAGGGACGCCGCGAGCGGAGCGCTCGTGCGCTCCGGCCGCGCCGCCCACCCGGACGGCACCGAGGTCGACCCCGGGGCATGGTGGGTGGCGCTCGGCGAGGCGATCGCGGATGCCGGCGGCCTCGCCGACGTGAGCGCGCTGAGCGTGGCGGGGCAGCAGCACGGCATGGTCGCCCTCGATGCGGCAGGCCGCGTCATCCGCCCCGCCCTGCTCTGGAACGACACGCGCTCGGCCGCGGCGGCCGACGACCTCGTCGCCGAGGTGGGCGCTGAGGAGTACGCGCGGCGCAGCGGCGTGGTGCCCGTCGCGTCATTCACGGCGAGCAAGCTGCGCTGGTTGCGTGATGCCGAACCCGCGAATGCGGCCACAGTCGCCGCAGTCGCGCTCCCACATGATTGGCTCGTGTGGCGATTGCGCGGCTGCGGTCCAGCCGAGTCCTCACCGCGCGGCCCCGCGCTCGAGCTGCTCTGCACCGACCGCTCGGACGCCAGCGGAACCGCCTACTGGTCACCGACCACCGGCGAGTACGACCGCGAGCTGCTGCGGCTCGCGCTCGGGCACGATGCGGTGCTGCCACGCGTGCTCGGCCCGGCCGAGCACGCGGGTACCGTGCACCCGGTCATCGCCGAGCGATTCGGCGCGGCCGACCCCGCAGCCGATATCGTCCTCGGCGCGGGGGCAGGCGACAACGCCGGCGCGGCGCTCGGCCTCGACGCCGTGGCCGGCGACGTCGTCGTCTCGATCGGCACGAGCGGCACCGTCTTCGCCGTCACGGATGCCGCGGCATCCGATGCAAGCGGCACGGTCGCCGGCTTCGCCGACGCCAGCGGGCGCTTCCTCCCCCTCATCGCCACCCTGAATGCCGCACGCGTGCTCGACGCGGTCGCCGGCCTGCTCGGCGTCGACCACGCCGAACTGGGCGAGCTCGCCCTGCAGGCGGAGGCCGGATCCGGCGGCGCGGTGCTCGTGCCCTGGTTCGAGGGCGAACGCACGCCCAATCTGCCGCGCGCCACCGCAGGCTTCGACGGACTCACCCTCGCCAACAGTACGCGGCCGAATCTGGCGCGCGCGGCCATCGAGGGAATGCTCTGCGGCCTCGCCGACGGCCTCGACGCCGTGCGCGCGCAGGGTGTGAGCGCCGAGCGCATCATCCTGATCGGCGGCGCGGCGCAGAATCCGGCCGTGCAGCGGATCGCGGCGCAGATCTTCGACGCGCCGGTCGTCGTGCCGACACCGGGCGAGTACGTCGCAGACGGGGCGGCACGCCAGGCGCGCTGGGCGCTCGACGGCGAGCGCCCGAACTGGGCGGTCACGGTCGCCGCACGACCGACGCCGGAGCACCACCCCGTGATCCGCGAGCAGTATGCCGCAGCACGCGCGGCCCGCGCCGCCCGATTCGCCTAG
- a CDS encoding sugar ABC transporter substrate-binding protein has translation MISLAAVAGVSALMLAGCSSSGGGGGSSESAQPAADRACVILPDAASSPRWENLDRPALDTALTDAGFEADIQNAQGDTSQYATIADQQLSKGCGVMLLVDLEGAAGAVTEKAQAEGIPVIAYDRPIEGADYYVSFDNFKVGELQGQSIVDGLKAEGKDPATAIVVYMGGDATDGNAKMFHDGADSVMAAAGIVPAAEPPGIWDGDKSATNFEQALTGLGGKVDAVWAANDTNAAGVITILDKNGLKVPVSGQDASTAGLQNVLLGKQIATVYKQVSLEADAATKLAIQLLKGETPKVEKTLDDGTPYIAVTPVLVGPAEVQTVIDNGEASAADICTGEVLAACEANGIK, from the coding sequence TTGATCTCACTAGCCGCGGTCGCGGGCGTCTCCGCTTTGATGCTCGCCGGATGTTCCAGCTCCGGAGGTGGTGGCGGCAGCAGCGAGAGCGCGCAACCGGCCGCCGATCGCGCATGCGTGATCCTTCCGGATGCGGCATCCTCTCCGCGTTGGGAGAACCTCGACCGTCCGGCCCTCGACACGGCCCTGACCGATGCCGGCTTCGAGGCGGACATCCAGAACGCCCAGGGTGACACCAGCCAGTACGCGACGATCGCCGACCAGCAGCTGAGCAAGGGCTGCGGCGTCATGCTGCTCGTCGATCTGGAGGGTGCGGCCGGCGCCGTCACAGAGAAGGCACAGGCAGAGGGCATCCCCGTCATCGCCTACGACCGCCCCATCGAGGGCGCCGACTACTACGTGTCGTTCGACAACTTCAAGGTCGGCGAGCTGCAGGGGCAGTCGATCGTTGACGGCCTCAAGGCCGAAGGCAAGGACCCGGCGACCGCGATCGTCGTCTACATGGGCGGCGACGCCACCGACGGCAACGCGAAGATGTTCCATGACGGCGCAGACTCCGTGATGGCTGCAGCGGGCATCGTTCCGGCGGCTGAGCCCCCGGGAATCTGGGACGGCGACAAGTCGGCGACGAACTTCGAACAGGCCCTCACCGGCCTCGGCGGAAAGGTCGACGCGGTCTGGGCCGCCAACGACACCAACGCCGCCGGCGTCATCACGATCCTCGACAAGAACGGCCTGAAGGTTCCCGTCTCGGGTCAGGACGCCAGCACCGCCGGCCTGCAGAACGTGCTGCTCGGCAAGCAGATCGCCACGGTCTACAAGCAGGTCTCCCTGGAAGCGGATGCCGCGACCAAGCTCGCCATCCAGCTGCTGAAGGGCGAGACTCCCAAGGTCGAGAAGACTCTCGACGATGGAACGCCCTACATCGCCGTGACGCCTGTACTCGTCGGCCCAGCCGAGGTGCAGACGGTGATCGACAACGGCGAAGCAAGCGCAGCTGACATCTGCACCGGAGAGGTGCTGGCCGCCTGCGAGGCGAACGGCATCAAGTAA
- a CDS encoding response regulator transcription factor — MDEQGVVRVVIAEDNYLVREGLRRLLEDSGEIDVVASTGNAAELLDAVRRFAPDAVLTDIRMPPSHQMEGIEAARAIRAAHPDIGVVVLSQHADESYALALFAEGAAGLGYLLKDRIGDLEDLVHALREVSAGGSVIDPQIVDTLVRRRSRAGAASPLAALTPRELDVLRAMAEGKTNAGIEQALFLSSSTVEKHVNAIFTKLRLPESGVHRRVAAVLAFMQSDSE, encoded by the coding sequence GTGGATGAGCAGGGGGTTGTGCGGGTTGTGATCGCCGAGGACAACTACCTCGTGCGGGAAGGGCTGCGCCGCCTGCTCGAAGACTCCGGAGAGATCGACGTCGTCGCGTCGACCGGCAACGCGGCCGAGCTGCTCGACGCGGTGCGGAGGTTCGCGCCGGATGCCGTGCTCACCGACATCCGGATGCCGCCGAGCCACCAGATGGAGGGCATCGAGGCCGCGCGCGCCATCCGCGCCGCCCATCCAGACATCGGCGTGGTCGTGCTCTCGCAGCATGCGGACGAGAGCTACGCCCTTGCCCTCTTCGCCGAGGGGGCTGCAGGGCTCGGCTACCTGCTGAAGGACCGCATCGGCGACCTGGAAGACCTGGTGCACGCGCTGCGCGAGGTGAGCGCGGGCGGATCGGTGATCGACCCGCAGATCGTCGACACGCTCGTGCGCCGCCGCAGCCGGGCCGGCGCGGCGAGCCCGCTCGCGGCACTGACCCCGCGCGAGCTCGATGTTCTGCGCGCGATGGCGGAGGGCAAGACCAACGCCGGCATCGAGCAGGCTCTGTTCCTGTCATCATCGACGGTCGAGAAGCACGTCAACGCGATCTTCACCAAGCTGCGCCTGCCGGAATCCGGCGTGCACCGACGGGTTGCCGCGGTGCTCGCGTTCATGCAGAGTGACAGCGAATGA